One Micropterus dolomieu isolate WLL.071019.BEF.003 ecotype Adirondacks linkage group LG23, ASM2129224v1, whole genome shotgun sequence DNA window includes the following coding sequences:
- the pou4f3 gene encoding POU domain, class 4, transcription factor 3 has product MMTMNGKQHFSMHPALHEPKYPGLHSGSEGMRRVCLPAPQLQGNIFGGFDESLLARAEALAAADSIVSHGKSHPFKPDVTYHTMSSVPCTSASSSSSTTVPISHVPSTIASHHHHHHHHLGQTLEAGDLLDHLSTSLAVTGMGAPEPPGMTNPAHHHQHPHHHLQTMGQLHQAMANMGHPHSLSVHGGMACVNDVESDPRELEAFAERFKQRRIKLGVTQADVGSALANLKIPGVGSLSQSTICRFESLTLSHNNMIALKPVLQAWLEEAEAAYREKSAKPDLFNGNERKRKRTSIAAPEKRSLEAYFAIQPRPSSEKIAAIAEKLDLKKNVVRVWFCNQRQKQKRMKYSAVH; this is encoded by the exons ATGATGACCATGAACGGCAAGCAGCATTTCTCCATGCACCCGGCCCTGCACGAGCCCAAGTATCCCGGCCTGCACTCAGGCTCGGAGGGCATGCGCAGAGTCTGTCTGCCCGCCCCGCAG CTGCAGGGCAATATATTCGGAGGCTTTGATGAGAGCCTGCTGGCACGGGCAGAGGCTCTGGCGGCTGCTGACAGCATTGTCTCTCACGGCAAGAGTCACCCGTTCAAACCAGACGTGACTTACCATACCATGAGCAGTGTCCCCTGCACCTcagcctcctcttcttcctccaccaCCGTGCCCATCTCCCACGTCCCCTCCACCATCGCCtcccatcaccatcaccaccaccaccacctcggACAGACCCTGGAGGCTGGGGACCTCCTGGACCACCTCTCCACCAGCCTGGCCGTAACTGGGATGGGGGCTCCGGAGCCTCCCGGGATGACCAACCCGGCGCACCACCACCAGCACCCTCACCACCACCTGCAGACCATGGGGCAGCTGCACCAGGCGATGGCCAACATGGGCCACCCTCACTCTCTGTCAGTGCACGGCGGCATGGCGTGCGTCAACGACGTGGAGTCGGATCCCAGGGAGCTGGAAGCCTTCGCCGAGCGCTTCAAGCAGAGGAGGATCAAACTCGGAGTGACCCAGGCGGACGTCGGGTCGGCGCTGGCCAACCTTAAGATCCCCGGAGTGGGGTCCTTGAGCCAGAGCACCATCTGCAGGTTCGAGTCCCTCACCTTGTCCCACAACAACATGATAGCGCTTAAGCCGGTTCTCCAGGCCTGGCTGGAGGAAGCAGAGGCTGCGTACCGGGAGAAAAGCGCCAAGCCGGACCTTTTCAACGGGAACGAGAGGAAAAGAAAGCGCACCTCCATCGCCGCGCCGGAGAAGCGCTCTTTGGAGGCTTACTTTGCCATCCAGCCTCGGCCCTCCTCGGAAAAAATTGCGGCTATCGCCGAAAAACTGGACCTGAAAAAGAATGTGGTTCGAGTGTggttttgcaaccagcggcaaaAACAGAAACGAATGAAATACTCTGCGGTGCACTGA